The genomic region CCGGACGCGGCGGGCCACTCGAGCGAGCCGTGGTGGTCACCCGGCTTCGACTTCGCGCACAGGCGGCCCACCAGGGCCGCGACCAGGACGATCACAGCGAACGAGACGAAGAGGGTCACGGTGCCTCCTCCGGCCGGGAGCCCCGACGAGGGGCTCGATGGCTCACGGTGACACGGAAACCGCTGGCCCGCTAGGGGTTCGTCCGCGTCCAGGTGACGACGCGGAACCGCGGCCCCCCGGTGGAGGTGGCCCACTCCCCCTCGTGCTCGCGCCGCCACCCCGGGCCCACGCGGGGCGCGGGCGTGTCCCCGTCCACCACGAGGTCCACCTCGGTGACGACGAGGACGTCGGCGCGGGGCAGCGCCGCCTCGTAGACGGCGTGACCGCCCACGACCCAGACGTCGCCGGGCAGGCTCAGCGCGTCGTGCAGGTCGGTGCGGACCTCCGCGCCGGGGGCGTCGTACGCCGCGTCGCGGGACAGGACGACGTTGCGCCGGCCCGGCAGCGGCCGGAACCGCGGCGGCAGGGACTCCCAGGTGGCGCGGCCCATGACGACGGTCGCGCCGGCGGTGAGCCGGGAGAAGTGGGCCAGGTCCTCCGGCACGCGCCACGGGATGCGGCCGTCGGCGCCGATGACGCCGTTGGTGGACTGGGCCCAGACCAGACCGATCATCAGACGGCCACGGGCGCCTTGATCGCGGGGTGGTGCTCGTAGCCGACGACCTCGAGGTCCTCGTACCGGACGTCGAACAGCGGCTTCGGGGCGATCCTCAGGTGCGGGAACGGGTACGGCTCGCGGGTGAGCTGCTCACGGACCTGCTCGACGTGGTTGTCGTAGACGTGGACGTCCCCGCCGGTCCAGACGAAGTCGCCGGGTTCGAGGCCGACCTCGGCGGCGACGAGCATCGTCAGCAGGGCGTAGCTGGCGATGTTGAAGGGTACGCCGAGGAACAGGTCCGCCGAGCGCTGGTACAGCTGGCACGACAGCCGGCCGTCGGCCACGTGGAACTGGAAGAACGCGTGGCAGGGGGCCAGGGCCATCTTGTCGAGGTCGGCGACGTTCCAGGCCGAGACGACCATCCGGCGCGAGTCCGGGTTCGTGCGCAGGGTGTCGAGGACCTCGCTGATCTGGTCGACGTGCCGCCCGTCGGGCGTCGGCCAGGACCGCCACTGGACGCCGTAGACAGGGCCGAGGTCGCCGTTCTCGTCGGCCCACTCGTCCCAGATCGTCACGCCGCGCTCCTGCAGCCAGCGGACGTTGCCGTCACCGCGCAGGAACCACAGCAGCTCCAGGGCGATCGACTTGAAGTGGACGCGCTTGGTGGTGATCAGCGGGAAGCCCCGCGACAGGTCGTAGCGCATCTGGTGGCCGAAGACGCTGCGGGTGCCCGTGCCGGTGCGGTCGGACTTGGGGGTGCCCGTCGCGAGGACGTGGCGGAGCAGGTCCTCGTACTGGGTGTCGATCCGCGGCTCGGGCATGGGAGGAGCCTAGGCGAGCTCGGACCGTGCGACGTCAACGCACCTCGGGCTGGTCGCCCCGGGTCTGATGACATCTACATCGGTATGTACATCTCTCATACTGCTGTAGACACTGGTACACGTGGACGCGGTCAGCAACCCCTACTCCCCCGGTGCCGGCCGGCCGCCGGTGGCCCTGGTCGGCCGGGACGCCCAACGCAGGGCGTGGCAGGTAGCGCTGGAGCGCATCGAACGGGACCGGGGTGCGCAGCCGGTGGTCCTGTACGGGCTGCGTGGGGTCGGCAAGACCGTGCTGCTCAACGAGTTCGCCAAGGTGGGCCGCGGTCGGGAGTGGCTGGTCGCCGCCGTCGAGGCGGGCGTGGGCAAGTCGCTGCGGGAACTGCTGGGGGAGGCGCTGCACGGTCCGCTGTCGGACCTCGTGCGGCCCTCGGCCGGTCGGCGACTGCTGAAAGCCCTGAAGACGGCGACGAGCTTCAAGGCGTCCTACGACTCGTCCGGCACCTGGTCGTTCGGGCTGGACCTGTCAGAGTCCTCGGGCGGCGGCGCCGACACCGGGGTCCTCGAGACCGACCTCGGCAAGCTGCTGAAGGACGTGGCGGACGCCGCAGCCGAGGACGGTTCGGGCCTCGCCGTGCTCATCGACGAGGCGCAGGACCTCT from Kineococcus rhizosphaerae harbors:
- a CDS encoding dihydrofolate reductase; translated protein: MIGLVWAQSTNGVIGADGRIPWRVPEDLAHFSRLTAGATVVMGRATWESLPPRFRPLPGRRNVVLSRDAAYDAPGAEVRTDLHDALSLPGDVWVVGGHAVYEAALPRADVLVVTEVDLVVDGDTPAPRVGPGWRREHEGEWATSTGGPRFRVVTWTRTNP
- a CDS encoding ATP-binding protein is translated as MDAVSNPYSPGAGRPPVALVGRDAQRRAWQVALERIERDRGAQPVVLYGLRGVGKTVLLNEFAKVGRGREWLVAAVEAGVGKSLRELLGEALHGPLSDLVRPSAGRRLLKALKTATSFKASYDSSGTWSFGLDLSESSGGGADTGVLETDLGKLLKDVADAAAEDGSGLAVLIDEAQDLSTEELTALCSIVHAAGQQGWHLTVALAGLPSLPRELAEAGQVH
- a CDS encoding thymidylate synthase; its protein translation is MPEPRIDTQYEDLLRHVLATGTPKSDRTGTGTRSVFGHQMRYDLSRGFPLITTKRVHFKSIALELLWFLRGDGNVRWLQERGVTIWDEWADENGDLGPVYGVQWRSWPTPDGRHVDQISEVLDTLRTNPDSRRMVVSAWNVADLDKMALAPCHAFFQFHVADGRLSCQLYQRSADLFLGVPFNIASYALLTMLVAAEVGLEPGDFVWTGGDVHVYDNHVEQVREQLTREPYPFPHLRIAPKPLFDVRYEDLEVVGYEHHPAIKAPVAV